One genomic region from Anabaena sp. PCC 7108 encodes:
- the dusB gene encoding tRNA dihydrouridine synthase DusB, with the protein MLSLSPTLQARLSQPLKIGSFEVKSRVLQSPLSGVTDLVFRRLVRRYAPESMMYTEMVNATGLHYVKELPIIMEVDPNERPISIQLFDCRPDFLAEAAIKAVAEGADTVDINMGCPVNKITKNGGGSSLLRQPEIAEAIVREVVKAVDVPVTVKTRIGWNDQEITILDFAKRMEDAGAKMITVHGRTRAQGYNGNARWEWIARVKEVLSIPVIGNGDIFSVEAAVRCLEETGADGVMCSRGTLGYPFLVGEVDHFLKTGELLPAPNAIQRLECAREHLYALWEYKGDRGVRQARKHMTWYAKGFMGAAELRGQLSLVETVQQGLDLIDRAMEKLAAGYEPEEDAQADLVIV; encoded by the coding sequence ATGCTTTCACTGTCTCCGACTCTCCAAGCTAGACTCTCCCAACCTCTAAAAATTGGCTCATTTGAAGTTAAAAGCCGTGTGTTGCAATCGCCGTTATCGGGAGTGACAGATTTGGTATTTCGTCGTTTAGTACGTCGTTATGCCCCAGAATCGATGATGTATACCGAAATGGTGAATGCAACGGGGTTGCATTACGTCAAGGAGTTACCCATAATCATGGAGGTAGATCCCAACGAACGCCCCATTAGCATTCAGTTGTTTGATTGTCGTCCAGATTTCCTCGCCGAAGCAGCAATAAAAGCAGTTGCTGAAGGTGCAGATACTGTTGATATTAATATGGGTTGTCCAGTTAATAAAATCACCAAAAATGGTGGTGGTTCTTCCTTATTACGACAACCAGAAATAGCCGAAGCGATTGTGCGGGAAGTTGTCAAAGCTGTTGATGTTCCCGTTACCGTCAAAACCAGAATTGGTTGGAATGATCAAGAAATTACCATTCTGGATTTTGCGAAAAGAATGGAAGATGCTGGCGCAAAAATGATTACGGTGCATGGACGTACCCGCGCTCAAGGTTACAATGGTAATGCTCGTTGGGAATGGATTGCACGGGTGAAGGAAGTGCTTTCAATTCCAGTCATTGGGAATGGAGATATTTTTTCTGTAGAAGCAGCAGTGAGATGTTTAGAAGAAACAGGTGCAGATGGGGTTATGTGTTCTCGTGGAACTTTAGGATATCCGTTTTTGGTAGGTGAAGTCGATCATTTCCTAAAAACCGGGGAATTATTACCAGCACCAAATGCAATTCAAAGATTGGAATGTGCTAGAGAACATTTATATGCTTTATGGGAATATAAGGGCGATAGAGGTGTACGTCAAGCCCGTAAACATATGACTTGGTATGCTAAAGGCTTTATGGGTGCGGCAGAGTTACGCGGACAATTAAGTTTAGTAGAAACTGTGCAGCAAGGTTTGGATTTAATTGATAGGGCAATGGAAAAACTAGCAGCTGGTTATGAACCAGAGGAAGATGCACAAGCTGACCTAGTTATAGTATGA